One Pseudobacteroides sp. genomic window, TAGATATTTATGAAAAAACATGGAACTGGCTGTCAGAGCGAAATTGCTCACAGCTTATCCCGGCACAGATGCTGGAGCAATATGCAATGAGCGTTTCCCGGTGGATTCAGTGCGAAGAATGCATTACGGAATTTGGCTTCTTGGCAAAGCACCCCACGACCGGAAATGCAATGCTGTCACCTTATGTTTCAGCGAGCCAAAGCTTTATGAAGCAGGCAAACAATATCTGGTATCAGATTTACCAAGTGGTTCGTGAGAACTGTTCAACAGACTATAAAAACAGCAATCCCCATGACGATGTGATGGAAAAACTTCTGACTGCCCGGAAAGGGTAAAAAATTATGATTGGAGACTGAAGATGAATAATAAAAAGTATTTGACCGCTGAAAGTGTGACTGAGGGACATCCCGATAAACTGTGCGACCTTATTGCAGACAGCATTTTGGATGCGTGTTTGAGAAAAGACAAGCTATCCCGTGTGGCTTGTGAGGTGTTGGCTACCAAAGGCAAAATTGTTGTTGCGGGCGAAATCACCTGTAGAACAAAAATTGATATTCCCCTTGTTATCAGAGTGGTTTTGAAGGATGTCGGATATGACCCCAAGAGGTTTAGTATTGTAGAGCATATTCATAATCAAAGTACTGATATTGCAATGGGTGTGGACACTGCACTTGAAGTAAGGGGTGGTGAATTCAAACCTTACGGGGAAATTGGAGCTGGGGACCAGGGTATTGTATATGGATATGCAACTGATGAAACAAGAGAGTACCTTCCTCTCCCTGTTGTTCTGGCACACAATATCACAAGGCGATTGACCAAGGTGCGTAAAGATGGCTTGGTTCAAGGCTTGATGCCTGATGGAAAAGCACAGGTTACCATTGAATATGAAAATGAAATACCCAAGAGGGTCAAAACCATTATTGTTTCCACTCAGCATTCTCCGGAGAAATCACAGGAGGAGCTAAGGAAGGACATAATTCAGTGGGTGCTGTGGGATGCATTTGACTCATTTCCCTTTGATGAGGAAACGGAGATTCTTGTAAATCCCTCCGGCAGATTTGTTTTTGGTGGTCCCGAAGCTGACACTGGATTAACAGGAAGAAAATTGATGGTTGATACTTACGGAGGACTTGCCTCCCATGGTGGAGGAGCCTTCAGTGGAAAAGACGGAACAAAGGTTGACCGCTCCGGTGCCTATATGGCTCGGTATATTGCTAAAAATGTATTGGATGCTTATCTTGCCAAAAAGTGTGAGGTAAGCATTTCTTATGCAATCGGCAAAGCTGACCCAGTGGCTGTTGATGTTTGTACCTTTGGGACAGGTACTGTTTCGGATTCTGTAATCCGTGATGCGGTACTTGAGGTTTTCAACTTACGGCCTGCTGCAATCATTGAGAAGCTGCATTTAAGAGATGCGAGATTTGCAGACACCGCTGTTTATGGACATTTCAGTAACTTTTTAAATCACTGGGAGTGGACAAATAAAAAATATGATCTGAAAGAGGCGGTGAAAAAGCTTGAACATACAGAGAATTAAAACCAATATTCTAAACCCGGCAGACTATAACCCAAGGAAAGACCTGAAGCCGGGCGATGCGGAATT contains:
- the metK gene encoding methionine adenosyltransferase, whose protein sequence is MNNKKYLTAESVTEGHPDKLCDLIADSILDACLRKDKLSRVACEVLATKGKIVVAGEITCRTKIDIPLVIRVVLKDVGYDPKRFSIVEHIHNQSTDIAMGVDTALEVRGGEFKPYGEIGAGDQGIVYGYATDETREYLPLPVVLAHNITRRLTKVRKDGLVQGLMPDGKAQVTIEYENEIPKRVKTIIVSTQHSPEKSQEELRKDIIQWVLWDAFDSFPFDEETEILVNPSGRFVFGGPEADTGLTGRKLMVDTYGGLASHGGGAFSGKDGTKVDRSGAYMARYIAKNVLDAYLAKKCEVSISYAIGKADPVAVDVCTFGTGTVSDSVIRDAVLEVFNLRPAAIIEKLHLRDARFADTAVYGHFSNFLNHWEWTNKKYDLKEAVKKLEHTEN
- a CDS encoding P27 family phage terminase small subunit, which translates into the protein MANGHGGARVGAGQKKKALADKLLEGNPGKRKLSVVEFSDTANLEGLAMPPPREYLAAKQKNGKDLMAVDIYEKTWNWLSERNCSQLIPAQMLEQYAMSVSRWIQCEECITEFGFLAKHPTTGNAMLSPYVSASQSFMKQANNIWYQIYQVVRENCSTDYKNSNPHDDVMEKLLTARKG